A single genomic interval of Ramlibacter sp. harbors:
- a CDS encoding hemerythrin domain-containing protein produces the protein MTHTSIRTILDEHRAVAAVLRSLLLMVQRGPGDEPERFFDVLRAMLFYIDEFPERLHHPKESDLLFPKVARLAPALMPVIERLEREHMRGEGAVRDLQHLLLAWELLGDGRRPAFTEAVDRYVTFYLEHMRVEEQEVLPVAQRVLGADDWAALDAAFASHCDPLTGTQPRDPVYDRLFTRIVMKAPAPIGVGGA, from the coding sequence ATGACGCACACCAGCATCCGCACCATCCTTGACGAGCACCGGGCCGTGGCGGCGGTGCTGCGCTCGCTGCTGCTGATGGTGCAGCGGGGCCCGGGCGACGAGCCCGAGCGCTTCTTTGACGTGCTGCGCGCGATGCTGTTTTACATCGACGAGTTTCCCGAGCGCCTGCACCATCCCAAGGAATCCGACCTGCTGTTCCCCAAGGTGGCGCGCCTTGCCCCGGCGTTGATGCCGGTGATCGAACGGCTGGAGCGGGAGCACATGCGCGGCGAAGGCGCGGTGCGCGACCTGCAGCACCTGCTGCTGGCCTGGGAGCTGCTGGGCGACGGCCGGCGACCGGCGTTCACGGAGGCGGTGGACCGCTACGTGACCTTCTACCTCGAACACATGCGGGTGGAAGAGCAGGAGGTGCTGCCGGTGGCCCAGCGCGTGCTCGGGGCGGATGACTGGGCCGCGCTCGACGCGGCCTTTGCCAGCCACTGCGACCCCCTCACCGGGACCCAGCCGCGCGACCCGGTCTATGACCGCCTGTTCACGCGGATTGTGATGAAAGCGCCGGCGCCGATCGGTGTGGGCGGCGCCTGA
- a CDS encoding heavy-metal-associated domain-containing protein: MNQTFNVQGMTCGHCERAVTQAVKSVDPAAEVKVDRAGGKVDVQSDQPRDAIARAIADEGYAVTA; this comes from the coding sequence ATGAACCAGACTTTCAATGTGCAGGGCATGACCTGCGGCCACTGCGAACGCGCGGTCACGCAGGCCGTCAAATCCGTGGATCCGGCCGCCGAAGTGAAGGTCGATCGCGCCGGGGGCAAGGTCGATGTGCAGTCCGACCAGCCGCGCGACGCCATTGCCAGGGCGATTGCCGATGAAGGCTACGCCGTCACCGCATGA
- a CDS encoding copper-translocating P-type ATPase, with protein sequence MTCASCVGRVERALKKVPGVQDATVNLATESARITYAASAQAEALLRRAVRDAGYEPRNPEAAMVQELSPWAGFGPVAVGLLLSAPLVLPMLGDLLGQHWMLPAWVQFALATPVQFVLGARFYRAGWHALKALTGNMDLLVAVGTSAGWGLSMWLWLTAAAGAVPHLYFEASAVVVTLVLLGKWLEARARQQTTAAIRALHSLRPEMAHVQMRAGGEADVPLAEVLVDDKLVVRPGERVPVDGVVLQGETQVDESMLTGEPLPVAKTAQGQLTGGSINGEGRIVMRVTAVGHETVLAQIIRLVEDAQAAKAPIQRLVDQVSAIFVPVVLVLALLTLGGWLLTGTSLEVALIHAVAVLVIACPCALGLATPAAIMAGTGVAATHGILIKDAQALELAHKVDTVAFDKTGTLTIGQPRLVAFIAAPGTDETTQLTAAASLQSGSEHPLARAVVAAARDRGLAVPEPDAVRAVPGRGTEGEVRVASYLVGSLRWMDELQVGLGGLRDQADRLQAEGATLSALVERTTGGLTLRALMGFADEPKPGAREALAALRARGIRIVMISGDNRGAALAMGARLGLAGDEVMADVLPGDKAAKVAALREGGHTVAMVGDGVNDAPALASADVGLAMATGTDVAMHAAGITLMRGDVGLVASALDISHRTVLKIRQNLFWAFAYNVAGIPLAALGYLSPVVAGAAMALSSVSVMGNALLLKRWRVKRT encoded by the coding sequence ATGACCTGCGCGTCCTGCGTGGGCCGCGTCGAGCGCGCACTGAAGAAAGTCCCCGGTGTGCAGGACGCCACGGTCAACCTGGCCACCGAGTCGGCGCGCATCACCTATGCGGCGTCGGCGCAGGCCGAGGCCCTGCTGCGCCGTGCCGTGCGCGACGCAGGCTACGAGCCGCGCAACCCCGAGGCCGCCATGGTGCAGGAACTGTCGCCCTGGGCCGGCTTTGGGCCGGTGGCCGTGGGCCTGCTGCTGTCGGCTCCGCTGGTGTTGCCCATGCTGGGCGATCTGCTGGGCCAGCACTGGATGCTGCCGGCATGGGTGCAGTTTGCGCTCGCCACGCCGGTGCAGTTTGTGCTGGGCGCGCGCTTTTACCGGGCGGGCTGGCATGCGCTGAAGGCCCTGACCGGGAACATGGACCTGCTGGTGGCCGTTGGCACCAGCGCGGGCTGGGGCCTGTCGATGTGGCTGTGGCTGACCGCGGCCGCTGGCGCGGTGCCGCACCTGTACTTTGAAGCCTCCGCGGTGGTCGTTACGCTGGTGCTGCTGGGCAAATGGCTGGAAGCCCGGGCCAGGCAGCAAACCACGGCGGCCATCCGCGCGCTGCATTCGCTGCGGCCCGAGATGGCCCACGTGCAGATGCGCGCGGGCGGCGAAGCCGATGTGCCGCTGGCCGAGGTGCTGGTGGATGACAAGCTGGTGGTGCGCCCCGGCGAGCGGGTGCCGGTGGACGGGGTGGTGCTGCAGGGTGAGACGCAGGTCGACGAGTCCATGCTGACCGGCGAGCCTTTGCCCGTGGCGAAGACCGCGCAGGGCCAGTTGACCGGCGGCAGCATCAATGGCGAGGGCCGCATCGTGATGCGGGTGACGGCCGTGGGCCATGAGACCGTGCTGGCGCAGATCATCCGGCTGGTCGAGGACGCGCAGGCGGCCAAGGCGCCCATCCAGCGGCTGGTGGACCAGGTGTCGGCCATCTTCGTGCCCGTGGTGCTGGTGCTGGCGCTGCTCACGCTGGGGGGCTGGCTGCTGACTGGCACCAGCCTGGAGGTCGCGCTGATCCACGCGGTGGCGGTGCTGGTGATTGCCTGCCCCTGCGCGCTGGGGCTGGCCACGCCGGCCGCGATCATGGCGGGCACTGGTGTGGCGGCCACGCACGGCATCCTAATCAAGGACGCGCAGGCGCTGGAGCTGGCCCACAAGGTGGATACCGTGGCCTTTGACAAGACCGGCACGCTGACCATCGGGCAACCCCGGCTGGTCGCCTTCATCGCGGCGCCCGGCACCGATGAAACCACGCAACTCACCGCCGCCGCCAGCCTGCAAAGCGGCAGCGAACACCCGCTGGCCCGCGCCGTGGTGGCCGCGGCCCGCGACCGGGGCCTGGCGGTGCCCGAACCCGACGCGGTGCGCGCCGTGCCGGGCCGTGGCACCGAAGGCGAGGTGCGTGTGGCCAGCTACCTGGTGGGCAGCCTGCGCTGGATGGACGAGCTGCAGGTGGGCCTGGGGGGGCTGCGAGACCAGGCCGACCGCCTGCAGGCTGAAGGCGCGACGCTGTCGGCACTGGTGGAGCGCACCACCGGCGGGCTCACATTGCGCGCGCTGATGGGCTTTGCCGACGAGCCGAAGCCCGGGGCCCGCGAGGCGCTGGCGGCGCTGCGCGCGCGCGGCATCCGCATCGTCATGATCTCGGGCGACAACCGGGGCGCGGCGCTGGCCATGGGGGCCCGGCTGGGCCTGGCCGGAGACGAGGTGATGGCCGATGTGCTGCCCGGTGACAAGGCCGCCAAGGTAGCGGCGCTGCGCGAAGGAGGCCACACCGTGGCCATGGTGGGCGATGGCGTGAATGACGCGCCGGCGCTGGCCTCGGCCGATGTGGGCCTGGCCATGGCCACCGGCACGGATGTGGCCATGCACGCGGCGGGCATCACGCTGATGCGCGGTGACGTGGGCCTGGTGGCCAGCGCGCTGGACATCTCGCACCGCACTGTGCTGAAGATCCGCCAGAACCTGTTCTGGGCCTTTGCCTACAACGTGGCCGGCATTCCCCTCGCGGCCCTGGGCTACCTGAGCCCGGTGGTGGCTGGCGCCGCCATGGCCCTGAGCAGCGTCAGCGTGATGGGCAATGCGCTGCTGCTCAAGCGCTGGCGCGTCAAGCGGACTTGA
- the cueR gene encoding Cu(I)-responsive transcriptional regulator: protein MSTATALPVNIGEAARLSGVSAKMVRHYESLGLLPRVGRTDSGYRQYSEAEVHTLRFIKRSRDLGFSMDEIAELVSLWQNRRRSSSGVKRIAQKHADELAQRIEALQAMRRTLDHLIHCCHGDDRPDCPILEDLAGEA from the coding sequence ATGAGCACCGCCACTGCCCTGCCTGTCAACATTGGCGAAGCGGCCCGCCTCTCCGGCGTGTCGGCCAAGATGGTGCGGCACTACGAATCGCTGGGGCTTCTGCCCCGCGTGGGCCGCACCGACAGTGGCTACCGCCAGTACAGCGAAGCCGAGGTCCACACCCTGCGCTTCATCAAGCGCTCGCGCGATCTCGGCTTTTCCATGGACGAGATCGCCGAGCTGGTGAGCCTGTGGCAAAACCGCCGCCGCAGCAGCAGCGGCGTCAAGCGCATTGCGCAGAAGCACGCTGACGAGCTTGCGCAGCGCATCGAGGCCCTGCAGGCCATGCGGCGCACCCTGGATCACCTCATCCACTGCTGCCACGGCGACGACCGCCCGGATTGCCCCATCCTGGAAGATCTGGCTGGCGAGGCCTGA